A stretch of DNA from Roseofilum casamattae BLCC-M143:
GTTACGGATTGTTTGCCTGTAGCGGTATTTTATACAATCATGAATCTCCCCGGCGACCGAGAAATTTTGTAACGCGCAAAGTTTGTCTGGCTGCAGCTTCGATTAAATTGGGATTGAGTCAGACCTTAGAAATGGGGAGTTTAGAAGCTAAGCGCGATTGGGGATATGCAGGAGATCATGTCAATGCAATGTGGCGAATGCTGCAAGTAGACGAGCCGGAAGAATTTGTCATTGGTACGGGCAAGCTTCATAGCGTTCGGGATTTAGTCGCTGCCGCTTTTGAGGTGGTTAATTTGAATTGGCAAGATTATGTAACCATTAATCCCAAGTTTTTGCGCCAAGACGAACATTTTCAGTTGGTTGCTAATCCAACGAAAGCGAAGACTAAATTAAATTGGAATCCTCAAGTGAGTTTTGAAGAACTCGTGGAAAAAATGGTTCGCAAAGATATAGAACGTTTGGAACTCGGTTCGATCGAACCCATTTAGTGTTTTTTTTGAGAAATCGATCGACTGTAACTGATGGTAAATATGAGTGGTTTTAGAGTATGAATGTATTTGTATTCTTAGAAATTTTTAGTGTAGAAGGTGGAATCCAATCCTATGTAAAGGATATTCTCAGCGGTTATGCTGAGTGGGCTGGCGATCGCCAAGATCGCCAAGCCAATGTATTTATCTTGCGCGATCGCCCCGAAGACGACAATCCATTTGCAGCAACTCCTTGCTTTCGCTTTCACTATTTCAAAAAGAACAATCCTTGGTTGGGTCGCACTCATTTATCAGCAGCTTTACTCTTGCACTTACTGCGATCGCAACCGCGCCGGGTCTTTTGCGGCCATGTCTACTTAGTTAACTTAATCCAAATTCTGTGCCAACCTTTGGGCATTCCTTACACCGTTTTAACCTATGGCAAGGAGGTCTGGGAGCCGTTAGCACTGAAGTATACCAAGGCGCTTAACGATGCCCAATCAATTTGGACGATTAGCCGTTACAGTCGAGATTGGACGAGCAAAAACAACGATCTGGCTCCGCAAAAATTCCAACTGCTCCCGTGCGCGATTGATGGCGATCGCTTTACTCCTGGAGGCAAAAATACCGAGTTTGTCGAAACCTATGGCTTAGGCGATCGCAAAGTCTTGATGACTGTGGCGCGCTTGTGGAGTGGAGATATTTATAAGGGGGTTGATGTGACCATTCGCGCTCTCCCAAAAATTGCCGAGATGATTCCGGATGTTTGCTACTTAGTCATCGGCCGGGGAGACGATCGCCCTCGACTGGAGCAGTTGGCTCGAGATTTAGGAGTTAGCGATCGCGTTGTCTTTGCTGGATTTGTCGCCACGGAAGCTTTAGTGGAACATTATCGCCTGGCAGATGCTTACGTGATGCCGTCTCAGGAAGGATTTGGCATTGTCTATCTCGAAGCGATGGCCTGCGGCGTTCCGGTGTTATCGGGAGATAATGATGGGTCTGCCGATCCCTTGCAAGATGGCCGGTTGGGATGGCAGGTGCCGCACCGAGACCCGGATGCAGTTGCCGCTGCTTGCATTGAGATTTTGAAAGGAGGCGATCGCCGTTGCGACGGTTCCTGGTTGCGCGAACAAGCTCTGGAAGGGTTTGGCAAACCGGCCTTCGACCGTCGGTTAGCCCAACTGCTCGATACCTGACAATGGGGTAGCATGGAATAATTGGAGAGAGATAGACCCCGTTAAGGAGGCGATCGTGAACTTAGACGGCTGGAAAAAACTGCAACTCAACTTATCAGGTCTCGGTTTCTGGTTGGCTGTTTTTGGGGGAGTATGGCTGTTGGGATCGATTGGATTGGGATGGATCGTCCATTCGATTTTGATTTTAATTGCTTTGATTGCGATCGCCCCCATTGTCATCTTATTTGTCTTTCGCTGGTGGCTGCAACGCAACATAATCGAGTCCTCCTGTCCCGTCTGTCAAACCTCCTTTACGGCATTGAACAATACGCAATGCGGTTGTCCGAACTGTGGCACACCTCTACAAGTCTCCGCTCAAGGATTTTCTCGGATAACTGCTGATGGAACCATTGATGTGGAGGCGATCGATGTTTCCGTGCAACAGTTGGAAGACCGATAAGATCCCGAGCAACCGGGTTTCTGGGGCGATCGCCTTCTAAAACAAGGTTAATATTCCCATATTGCTATCCTGACTCAGAGAAACGACCACATCATAAACCGTAATTCTCATCCCTCGAATACAGGGTTTTCCTCCCCGTTTCCCCGGTTCAATGGTAATGCGGTTGGCAAGGTTAGCAGGTGACATAAGGATTTGGCTAACAGCCGTATCGTCTTTTGATATATCTTAGCCCAGACCGGAGCGATCGCAAACAAAGTAAGCCTAACTAAGTTATCTTAGACTAATATTCTCCAAATTCTCCCGAGTGATGACGGACTTAAAAGCTCTATATGAAATCGACGATTCTCAATGGATAGAAGAAACGATCGCGCTCCTGAAAATAAAAGCGTTTCACCATCTCGATCTAGATAACTTAGTTGAGGAATTAGAAGATTTGGGCAGAGAGAAGAGAAACGCAGTTGTCAGTCTTTTGGAGCAAGTTATCCGTCACTTACTCTTTTTAGACTACTGGACAAGTGAAGCTGAATATAACTCTGTCCACTGGCAAGGAGAACTGTATACCTTCCGAGTCCAATTAAAACGCAAATTAACGACCAACTTGCGCCATTATCTCCAGTCAGAACTCGATTCTATTTATCAAGATGCATTGGGTTTTGTCAAAATTAAAACGCAGAACAAAGTTGAGTTTCCGGAAGACTGTCCTTATGCTCTCAACGAACTACTAGAGGAGCGAGGATCGTAGGAGCTACAGACCTATTACCTCAGTCAATGTTTGTCTGCGATTTTGGAGAGAAGTCGCTCGAGTTCTGGTATAAATTCGTTGGATTGGCAAGGTTTAGTACCGGGACGGACGACGATCGCCAATCGCCATCCATTTGGGATGCGAGGAAGATATTCGCGGAGTTTAGCTCGTAGTTGCCGCTGGATGCGGTTGCGATAAACAGCTCGCTTATCCACTTTTTTACTAACTACAATACCGATTTTGGTTGGCGGAGCATTAGCCGACAATGGATCGATACCAAGTTTTGCCGGCCCTAGTGCTCGTAGGGTCAGATGGGGGGTCTGATGGCGGATACCTTGGCGATAGACCCCAGCAAAATGTCGCCGATTTTTGAGTCGATTGGCTTTGGGTAGCACGACTGAAGTGCAATGAGTGCGATTGGTTGGCGATCGCCAGCAATCGCCCGATTAGTCTTCAATTATACCGTTAACCGATGACGTCCTTTCTGGCGGCGGGCGCGAATGACCCGACGTCCGGTATGGCTGCGCATCCGGGCGCGAAAGCCGGATGTTCTTTTTTGCTTGCGATTGGTTCCTTCTAGGGTGCGCTTACTCATAAAACTGGTTAGGCTACAACGACGAGCAGATTTAATAAAATATTGCGACCTTCTAGTTTATCATCGATCGCTAGTTTGAGGATCGCCGATCGTAGAATCTACACCCTCTTAGTTCCGATCGATCGTGATTTCCCAAGTGCCCAAATACCGAGGCAAGGGAACATCTCCAGGAACAATAGCCAGACATTTAAAACGATAGATACCAAACCCAGGATTTTTCACGTTGGAGAGCACCACCTCTAAGTTCGCCGTTGCCGCCGGAATGGCTTCTGTCGGATAAATTTCAATCAGCCGATTTTCTTCGTCCCAAATCACTTCCTCCAGGGGTTGTGCTTTGCCTTTAATGCGGACTTCCACCCGGTCTGGATCGATTCGGCCCGTAAACGTCGCAGGACTTTCCGCATAGGAAATCGTAAACTGCTGCACCGCTTCGGTCATTTTTTTCGGCGGAATGCGTAACCGATAGCGATCGGTCTGATTGGGGTATCCATCAAAATCAAGGCGATAGGGAAGAGCATGTTCTCGGTCAGTGCCGCCAAAAATCGTTAAGCCGGGCAACCCATTCGCGAGAGATAAGGTCGGAATACCTGCAACTAAACTCGTGGCGATCGCCAACGCCATCAACGGACGCTTCATAGACATAATACGGGTTTACCTCATGAAATCACTCAGGACTTTGCAATTGCAACTTCGTTACTATAGTTAACATTCTACAAAATAGAGTACGGGATGTTCTATAGTATCTGTTTCCAGGGTAGGATTGATTTTCAGTAGATACTATAGAACATTTTGCCATTTACAGCTTTTCATACACCGCAATGCAGAAGAGCAAGGGTTGGAGGAAATCAATCCGACTGCAATCCTGGAAGAGATACTGAGTGGGATAAAAGAGAGCATAGCGGTAAACTTGGGGCGATCGCAATCCTGTGGTTTCAATCTCTCCTAGGGATTTAGGTCGATTGAAACCAGTCGGCAGTCATTTATTCTGCGCCTAGCAGAAATTGAATAATTCTTTTGAGAGTTGGGTTGGTGGGGACAAGAAAGGGAATCATGATGATGGGATAGAGTGGAATCTCTAATGGTTTATATTCTGATTCTCTCCAAATCCCCTTATGTCGTGGGTGATAGATCTCTTTGTTAAATGTGATGACTATGTGGGATTTTACCCATGTAAATCACAGTCAGCACTATTTTACGCAGCCTATACATTTACAATCAGCAGTCAGAAGGAAGCGATCGCCGATTTGATGAAGATGAAATTTTTAAACACCGTGTAATCCGCGTTTCAGGTGGAGAGCGGCACTCCTTCTGGCAAAGCGAGCGTCATCGTTTCCGGCAGGCTAACACCAGGGTAGGCATCATCCCTCATATAGTCGGGAGTAGGGGCGCAAGGGAGCGAGTAAAAGTGCCCAGTATTAAAGGCAATTCATAAAACAAGTTAAAGATCTCCATTCATTATTGGGGATCGGCTTACGATCGGCGTTGAATAGTCTGGACTTTATTGTCTTTTGGAGGGTGCCATCGATGCAGCCAACCCGCTAGTTTCAGACTCACTCCTTTCTACAGGTACTGTAATTACTCGATCTCCATAGAGGAATATCCATGAAAATAGGAATTGCGAAAGAAATTGAATATCGAGAACGCCGAGTTGCTCTGATTCCTGATGCGATCGCCAAATTAACAAAACAAGGATTAGAAATTTGGGTTGAATCAGGTTTGGGGGAGGGAGCCTTTTTTGATGATGCGGCTTATGTTGAAGCTGGAGCCAATGTCGTCGCCGACAAAGAAACTCTCTGGAAAGAGGTCGATATTCTCTTGAAAGTCGGAAAACCAACGGGAGAAGAACTGACCTTATTAACTCCAGAAACGGTTTTAATTAGCTTTCTCAATCCCTTGGGAGAACCCCAGACCATCCAAACCCTAGCCGATCGCCAGATTACGGCCTTCAGTATGGAGCTAATCCCTCGGACCAGTCGCGCCCAAAGTATGGATGCTCTCTCCTCCCAAGCCGGGGTTGCAGGGTATAAAGCGGTACTGATTGCGGCAGCGTCATTACCGAAGTTCTTCCCCATGCTGACCACGGCTGCCGGAACCATTCGCCCCGCGAAAGTCTTTGTCATGGGAGCTGGAGTTGCCGGACTGCAAGCGATCGCTACTGCCAAACGCCTGGGGGCAGTTGTAGAAGCCTTTGATATTCGTCCTGCCGTGAAAGAGGAAGTCCAAAGCTTAGGGGCAAAATTTGTCGAGGTGAAACTTGCCGAAGATACGGTTGCTGCGGGGGGTTATGCGAAGGAAATTTCGGAAGACTCGAAAAAGCGATCGCAAGAATTAGTAGCCGAACACGTGAAAAATGCGGATGTTGTCATTACCACAGCTCAAGTTCCCGGCAAAAGAGCGCCGCTACTGGTCACCGAAGACATGGTACAAGCCATGAAACCGGGTTCGGTTATCGTCGATCTCGCTGCCGAACAAGGTGGAAACTGTGCGGTAACTGAAGCTGGAAGAGACGTTGTTTATGATGGAGTCACGGTAATCGGGCCGATTAATTTACCCGCATCTATGGCCGTTCATTCCTCGCAAATGTACGCGAAAAATATTTCCACCTTACTGCAATATTTGGTGAAAGATGGGGAGCTAGTTCTTGACTTTGAAGATGACATTATTAATGGCACTTGCGTCGCTCATGGTGGAGAAGTGCGCAACCAAAGAGTCAAAGAGATGCTGACGTTAACCAGTCACCAATCCCCCGTTACTAACTAGTTTTGAGAGCATTAAAATCATGACCGAATCATTAATTGGTGCTTTATTCGTGTTTGTTCTGGCCAGCTTTGCTGGATTTGAAATCATCAATAAAGTGCCCCCAACCTTGCATACTCCCCTGATGTCAGGAGCCAATGCCATTTCCGGAATTGCATTAATCGGAGCATTAATTGTTGCTGGCGATCGCACTTTAAGTATCAGCGTAGTTCTCGGTTTAATTGCCGTCGTTTTTGCCACCATTAA
This window harbors:
- the rnpA gene encoding ribonuclease P protein component, which gives rise to MLPKANRLKNRRHFAGVYRQGIRHQTPHLTLRALGPAKLGIDPLSANAPPTKIGIVVSKKVDKRAVYRNRIQRQLRAKLREYLPRIPNGWRLAIVVRPGTKPCQSNEFIPELERLLSKIADKH
- a CDS encoding DUF29 domain-containing protein, translating into MTDLKALYEIDDSQWIEETIALLKIKAFHHLDLDNLVEELEDLGREKRNAVVSLLEQVIRHLLFLDYWTSEAEYNSVHWQGELYTFRVQLKRKLTTNLRHYLQSELDSIYQDALGFVKIKTQNKVEFPEDCPYALNELLEERGS
- a CDS encoding NAD(P) transhydrogenase subunit alpha, with the protein product MTESLIGALFVFVLASFAGFEIINKVPPTLHTPLMSGANAISGIALIGALIVAGDRTLSISVVLGLIAVVFATINVVGGFMVTDRMLQMFKKKEA
- the rpmH gene encoding 50S ribosomal protein L34 is translated as MSKRTLEGTNRKQKRTSGFRARMRSHTGRRVIRARRQKGRHRLTV
- a CDS encoding glycosyltransferase family 4 protein; translation: MNVFVFLEIFSVEGGIQSYVKDILSGYAEWAGDRQDRQANVFILRDRPEDDNPFAATPCFRFHYFKKNNPWLGRTHLSAALLLHLLRSQPRRVFCGHVYLVNLIQILCQPLGIPYTVLTYGKEVWEPLALKYTKALNDAQSIWTISRYSRDWTSKNNDLAPQKFQLLPCAIDGDRFTPGGKNTEFVETYGLGDRKVLMTVARLWSGDIYKGVDVTIRALPKIAEMIPDVCYLVIGRGDDRPRLEQLARDLGVSDRVVFAGFVATEALVEHYRLADAYVMPSQEGFGIVYLEAMACGVPVLSGDNDGSADPLQDGRLGWQVPHRDPDAVAAACIEILKGGDRRCDGSWLREQALEGFGKPAFDRRLAQLLDT
- a CDS encoding DUF2808 domain-containing protein, translating into MSMKRPLMALAIATSLVAGIPTLSLANGLPGLTIFGGTDREHALPYRLDFDGYPNQTDRYRLRIPPKKMTEAVQQFTISYAESPATFTGRIDPDRVEVRIKGKAQPLEEVIWDEENRLIEIYPTEAIPAATANLEVVLSNVKNPGFGIYRFKCLAIVPGDVPLPRYLGTWEITIDRN
- a CDS encoding Re/Si-specific NAD(P)(+) transhydrogenase subunit alpha, with protein sequence MKIGIAKEIEYRERRVALIPDAIAKLTKQGLEIWVESGLGEGAFFDDAAYVEAGANVVADKETLWKEVDILLKVGKPTGEELTLLTPETVLISFLNPLGEPQTIQTLADRQITAFSMELIPRTSRAQSMDALSSQAGVAGYKAVLIAAASLPKFFPMLTTAAGTIRPAKVFVMGAGVAGLQAIATAKRLGAVVEAFDIRPAVKEEVQSLGAKFVEVKLAEDTVAAGGYAKEISEDSKKRSQELVAEHVKNADVVITTAQVPGKRAPLLVTEDMVQAMKPGSVIVDLAAEQGGNCAVTEAGRDVVYDGVTVIGPINLPASMAVHSSQMYAKNISTLLQYLVKDGELVLDFEDDIINGTCVAHGGEVRNQRVKEMLTLTSHQSPVTN